Proteins from one Bos taurus isolate L1 Dominette 01449 registration number 42190680 breed Hereford chromosome 7, ARS-UCD2.0, whole genome shotgun sequence genomic window:
- the PHAX gene encoding phosphorylated adapter RNA export protein — protein sequence MAQEAGDMDDGQVSDSDSDMTVAPSDRPLPVPKALGGDCGLRPFQSTATACAPASHYRTVKSVDSSEESFSDSDDDSSVWKRKRQKCFNTPPKPEPFQFDQSSQKPPIAGRKKVNNIWSAVLQEQNQDAVATELGILGMEGTIDRSRQSETYNYLLAKKLKRESQEHTKELDKELEEYMHGGKKTGPKEEENGQGHPKRKRPVKDRVGDRLEMNYKGRYEITEDDSQERVADEISFRLQEPKKDLIARVVRIIGNKKAIELLMETAEVEQNGGLFIMNGSRRRTPGGVFLNLLKNTPSISEEQIKDIFYLENQKEYENKKAARKRRIQVMGKKMKQAIKNLNFQEDDDTSRETFASDTNEALASLDESQEGHGETKLDAEEAIEVDHSHDLDMF from the exons ATGGCGCAGGAGGCCGGCGACATGGACGATGGGCAGGTTTCCGACTCGGATTCCGACATGACGGTGGCACCCAGCGACAGGCCGCTGCCGGTGCCG AAAGCACTAGGTGGGGACTGTGGGCTGCGGCCCTTCCAGAGTACTGCAACAGCGTGTGCCCCGGCATCCCATTATCGGACTGTAAAAAGTGTGGATTCAAGTGAAGAGAGCTTTTCAGATTCAGATGATGATAGCTCCGTCTGGAAACGCAAGCGACAGAAATGTTTTAACACCCCTCCCAAACCAGAGCCTTTTCAGTTTGACCAGAGCAGCCAGAAACCACCTATAGCTGGAAGGAAGAAGGTTAACAACATATGGAGTGCTGTGCTGCAAGAACAGAACCAAGATGCAGTGGCCACTGAACTTGGTATCTTGGGAATGGAGGGCACTATTGACAGAAGCCGACAGTCTGAGACCTACAATTATTTACTTGCCAAGAAACTTAAAAGAGAATCTCAAGAACATACAAAAGAATTAGACAAAGAGCTAGAAGAATATATGCATGGTGGCAAAAAAACGGGAccaaaggaggaggagaatgggCAAGGCCATCCCAAAAGGAAACGACCTGTCAAAGACAGAGTAGGAGACAGACTAGAAATGAACTATAAAGGCCGCTACGAGATCACAGAGGACGATTCTCAAGAGAGGGTGGCTGATGAAATTTCTTTCAG GTTGCAGGAACCAAAGAAAGATTTGATAGCCCGAGTAGTGAGAATAATTGGGAACAAAAAGGCAATTGAACTTCTGATGGAAACTGCTGAAGTTGAACAAAACGGTGGCCTTTTTATAATG AATGGTAGTCGAAGAAGAACACCAGGTGGAGTTTTCCTGAATCTCCTGAAAAACACTCCTAGTATCAGTGAGGAACAAATTAAG GACATTTTCTACCTTGAAAATCAAAaggaatatgaaaataaaaaagctgcTAGAAAGAGAAGAATTCAAGTGATGGGGAAAAAGATGAAACAAGCCATTAAAAACCTAAATTTTCAAGAAGATGATGATACATCACGAGAGACGTTTGCAAGTGACACTAATGAGGCCCTGGCCTCTCTCGATGAATCACAGGAAGGACATGGAGAAACAAAGTTGGATGCAGAGGAAGCCATTGAGGTTGATCATTCTCACGATTTGGACATGTTTTAG